The following coding sequences are from one Bufo bufo chromosome 2, aBufBuf1.1, whole genome shotgun sequence window:
- the LOC120992046 gene encoding gastrula zinc finger protein XlCGF17.1-like, translated as MLLLDKDILQCSKGENLITLNVHPGLHSTDLSYNPSNYEEPSPDQSQIVTTSTSQKRIKRFNCCKESTNHSGLSTHRRRHKGEKMYSCSECGKCFRHKSHLVTHERSHTGEKPYSCSECGKCFTEKSNIVIQERSHTGEKAYTCSECGKCFTLKSILVQHQRCHTGEKPYSCSECGKCFTDKSNLVKHERSHTGEKPYSCSECGKCFTYKSYLVRHERKHTGEKPYSCSECGECFRQKSHLVIHERRHTGEKPYSCSECGKCFTQKSNLVTHERIHTGVKPYSCSECGKRFSDKSSLLKHKRNHT; from the coding sequence ATGTTACTACTAGATAAAGATATCCTGCAGTGCTCTAAAGGAGAAAACCTCATTAcccttaatgtacatccaggacttcacagtacagatctgtcatataatccttctaattatgaggaaccttctcctgaccaatcacagattgttaccacAAGTACAAGTCAGAAAAGGATTAAAAGGTTTAATTGTTGTAAAGAATCCACAAACCACTCAGGACTTTCTACACACCGAAGACGTCACAAAGGAGAGAaaatgtattcatgttcagaatgtgggaaatgttttagacacaaatcacatcttgttacacatgagagaagtcacacaggagagaaaccatattcatgttcagaatgtgggaaatgttttacagagaaatcaaatattgttatacaggagagaagtcacacaggagaaaaagcatatacatgttcagaatgtgggaagtgtttcacACTGAAATCAATTCTTGTTCAACATCAAAGATGTCACACAGGTGAGAAaccatattcgtgttcagaatgtgggaaatgttttacagataaatccaatcttgttaaacatgagagaagtcacacaggtgagaagccatattcatgttcagaatgtgggaaatgttttacatataaatcatatcttgttagacatgagagaaaacacacaggagagaaaccatattcatgttcagaatgtggggaaTGTTTTAGacaaaaatcacatcttgttatacatgagagaagacacacaggagagaaaccatattcatgttcagaatgtgggaaatgttttacacagaaatccaatcttgttacacatgagagaattcacacaggagtgaagccatattcatgttcagaatgtggaaaacgtTTTTCAGATAAATCGAGTCTTCTAAAACATAAGAGGAATCACACATGA
- the LOC120992052 gene encoding gastrula zinc finger protein XlCGF71.1-like — protein sequence MMEEHQPLISQENSIMKCENVMLPLDEDILQRSSGENLITLNVHPGLHSTDLSYNPPSYEEPSTDQSQIVTTSTSQKRIKRFHCGKESTNSSGLSTHRRRRKGKKMYSCSECGKCFTQKTQLVKHERSHTGEKPYSCSECGKCFAQKSTLVTHERSHTGEKPYSCSECGRCFAVKSTLVTHERSHTGEKPYLCSECGKCFTAKSNLVIHKRRHTGEKPYSCSECGKCFTEKSHLVIHNRCHTGEKPYSCSECGKCFTQKPNLLKHKRNHTLEKLYSE from the exons atgatggaggagcaccagcctcttatatcacaag AAAATTCCATTATGAAATGTGAAAATGTCATGTTACCACTAGATGAAGATATCCtgcagcgctcttcaggagaaaacctcattacccttaatgtacatccaggtcttcacagtacagatctgtcatataatccTCCTAGTTATGAGGAACCTTctactgaccaatcacagattgttaccacAAGTACAAGTCAGAAAAGGATTAAAAGGTTTCATTGTGGTAAAGAATCCACAAACAGCTCAGGACTTTCTACACACCGAAGACGTCGCAAAGGAAAGAaaatgtattcatgttcagaatgtgggaaatgttttacacagaaaacacaacttgttaaacatgagagaagtcacacaggcgaaaaaccatattcatgttcagaatgtgggaaatgttttgcacagAAATCCactcttgttacacatgagagaagtcacacaggcgaaaagccttattcatgttcagaatgtgggagatGTTTTGCAGTGAAATCCactcttgttacacatgagagaagtcacacaggagagaagccatatttgtgttcagaatgtggaaaatgttttacagcGAAATCCAATCTTGTTATACATAAGAGAagacacacaggagagaagccgtattcgtgttcagaatgtgggaaatgttttacagagaaatcacatcttgttatacataacagatgtcacacaggagagaaaccatattcatgttcagaatgtgggaaatgttttacacagaaaccgAATCTTCTAAAACATAAGAGGAATCACACATTAGAGAAGCTGTATtcagaataa